GGGAGTTCCTCAATGCATGGTTTGCACCAGGTAGCCCAGAAATTAACAACTACAACAGAATCCTTAGTATCATTTATGATTTTATCTAATTGCTCATAGTTTACAACCTGAATCTGCTGACTGTAACTTCTAAATATAATTGCTAAGAGGATTGTGAAAGTAAATACGATGACCCGTCTCATGATTTGTTGTTAGTATTGTTTTTTTTCTTTTTAAAGAATTTTTTCTTTTTTCCTTGTGAAGGTTTGGGCTTGGATTTAATCTCATATGCCGGACCTTCACCCAAAAATTCAGGAAGAGGAAGTTTGGGTATTTCTTTCTCTATTAGTTGTTCTATCCTGTTAAATTTTCGGATCTCTTTCTCATTGATAAAAGTGATGGCAATACCAGTACTTGATGCTCTTGCTGTTCTGCCTATACGGTGCACATAGTCTTCTGCATCATGAGGCACGTCGTAGTTCACGACCAGGTTAATATTTTCTATATCAATACCTCTTGAAAGAATGTCCGTTGCTACCAGAATCTGCACCTCTCTGTTTCTGAAAAGGTTCATGATCTGCTCCCGTTCAGATTGCTCAAGGTCTGAGTGAAATCCTTTTACAGAGAAGTTCAGTCTCTTTAGCTCTTTCTCAAGTATTTTTACATTTTGTTTAGTAGAGCAGAAAATGACTATAGATGGAAGCTCATCTTCCTTTCCTTGTAACAGTTCTTTGATCAAAGGAAGCTTTTGAGCATCGTAAGTCATATATGCTCTTTGATCAATTCCTTCTGCTGGTTTTGATATAGCTATATTGATCTGCAAAGGTCTGAATAATATTTTATCTGCCAGCTGCCTGATTTTAGAAGGCATGGTTGCTGAAAAAAGTATGTTCTGTCTTTGTCTTGGAAGGTAATTGATGATCTTAACAATATCATCATAGAACCCCATTTCCAGCATACGGTCTGCTTCATCCAAAATCAGATGTTTCAGATCTGCAAAGGAGATTTGTGCAGATGTAAGGTGGGCAATCAGTCTTCCTGGTGTCGCAATTACAATAGGGGAACCTTGCTTCAGTGCATTTTTCTGCTGTTCCCAAACGCTTCCGTCATTACCTCCATACACAGCAATGCTACTTACCGATGTGTAAAAGCTGAATCCGTCTACCTGTTGATCAATCTGAACAGCAAGTTCTCTTGTCGGCGCCAGGATCAGGGTGTCTATACCAGGATGTGGATTAAGGTGGTTTCTATGGATAATAGGTAAAAGGTAAGCTGCTGTTTTCCCGGTACCTGTCTGGGCGCAGGCTATAACATCTTTATTGTCGAGGATGGCGGGGATGGCGAGTTCCTGAACAGGAGAGGGCGTTTTAAATCCAATGTCTTTCAGAGCCTGTTGAACTGCATCATCTAGGTTAAGTTCTTCAAATGTCAAGATAATTGATGGGTTAAGTTTAAATAAAAATCCCTGCACGCAGGGATTTAATTTTTATTGGCTTATAGAAAGTAATTCTACTTCGAAAATGAGAGTGGTGTTTGGTCCGATAGATTCTCCGGCACCTCTTTCTCCGTAAGCTAAATTAGAAGGTACAAACAGTCTCCATTTTGAACCTACTTTCATAAGTTGAAGTGCTTCTACCCAACCTTGAATTACACCGTTTACAGGAAAAGTTGCTGGTTGACCTCTTTCTACAGAGCTGTCGAAAACAGTTCCATTTATTAAAGTACCATGATAGTGAGTAGTCACCTTATCAGTTGCTTTAGGAGTAGGGCCATCACCTTCTTTGATTACCTGATATTGTAAGCCGCTTGGCAATGTTACAACACCTGGCTTCTTTTTATTTTCTTCAAGGAATTTTTGTCCTTCAGCCAGGTTTTTATTTGCTTTTTCCTGTTGAAGTTGAGCAAAATACTCGTTCAGAATATTTCTTGCTTGCTCTGAAGAAACCAGTAATTGTTTTTTGTCAGCTACATCTTTAAAAGCCTGAGCAAATGCATCCAAGCTTAAGTTTTCAAAACCTTGTTGTTTTAGGTTTTCTGCAATATTGGCACCGAGCGCATAGCTAACAGTGTCGATTTTGGTTTTTAATGTAAAAGTTTGTTGTTCCATTCCTTTTTTAGATTTTTTCTGCGCCAAAGAGGGAGTAGACAAGGCTAAAATTCCCAATCCTGCCGCAGCAAATACATTGACTAGTTTCATTTTTAATGGTTTAAAAAGTTAATATTTAAGCTCAATCAAAGAATTTTGTTCTCCGGAGAGATTTCTTTTCGGAAAGTTTTTTCTTCAGATTTTTTCGGTCAGCGACGGAGGAAAGTGTAGGCTTTGTATTTATTCGCTTCTTGGGCTTTTTTAAAGCATTTTCAATGATTTGAATAAATTTGGTTTCAGCCAGTCTCTTATTTCCAGTCTGAGTTCTTTCTGTTTGCGCAACCACCCTTAGCTCTCCTTCAGAATTAATTTTGTGGCCAAGCTTTTTAAAAAGTAGGTGTTTTTCTTCCTCTGTAAAATGTGATGAATGAGCTACGGAAAAAATCAATTCAATTTTGGAATTGACTTTATTTACATTCTGTCCTCCTGGCCCGCTGCTCCTGCTAGCCTGAAAGGTTACTTCACGAAGCAGCTGACTGATTTTTTCCGTAATCATTTTATTTTTAGAAAGGAAGATCGTCTGTAGATTCTCCTGAATCAGCACCGAAAGCATAACCTCCTGATGGTTCATCTGAAGATTGACCACCTCCTATTGTATCTATTTTCCAGGCTCTTACATCGGTATACCAACGTTCATTGTATTCCCTTGATTCAATGTTGATACCTACTTTCACTTCATCACCTGATTTAAGGTTTTTAACAATTCCAGCTTTGTCGCCCCAAGCGGAACAGCAAACCTTTTTTGGGTATTGCTCATTGGTGGTTTCAATTACAAACTCTTGTTTTACCCAATTTCCATTTTTTCCGGAGCCGGTTTGTTCCGGAAGGATTTTAACAACTTTTCCTGTTAATTCT
The nucleotide sequence above comes from Sporocytophaga myxococcoides. Encoded proteins:
- a CDS encoding DEAD/DEAH box helicase; translated protein: MTFEELNLDDAVQQALKDIGFKTPSPVQELAIPAILDNKDVIACAQTGTGKTAAYLLPIIHRNHLNPHPGIDTLILAPTRELAVQIDQQVDGFSFYTSVSSIAVYGGNDGSVWEQQKNALKQGSPIVIATPGRLIAHLTSAQISFADLKHLILDEADRMLEMGFYDDIVKIINYLPRQRQNILFSATMPSKIRQLADKILFRPLQINIAISKPAEGIDQRAYMTYDAQKLPLIKELLQGKEDELPSIVIFCSTKQNVKILEKELKRLNFSVKGFHSDLEQSEREQIMNLFRNREVQILVATDILSRGIDIENINLVVNYDVPHDAEDYVHRIGRTARASSTGIAITFINEKEIRKFNRIEQLIEKEIPKLPLPEFLGEGPAYEIKSKPKPSQGKKKKFFKKKKNNTNNKS
- a CDS encoding FKBP-type peptidyl-prolyl cis-trans isomerase gives rise to the protein MKLVNVFAAAGLGILALSTPSLAQKKSKKGMEQQTFTLKTKIDTVSYALGANIAENLKQQGFENLSLDAFAQAFKDVADKKQLLVSSEQARNILNEYFAQLQQEKANKNLAEGQKFLEENKKKPGVVTLPSGLQYQVIKEGDGPTPKATDKVTTHYHGTLINGTVFDSSVERGQPATFPVNGVIQGWVEALQLMKVGSKWRLFVPSNLAYGERGAGESIGPNTTLIFEVELLSISQ
- the arfB gene encoding alternative ribosome rescue aminoacyl-tRNA hydrolase ArfB: MITEKISQLLREVTFQASRSSGPGGQNVNKVNSKIELIFSVAHSSHFTEEEKHLLFKKLGHKINSEGELRVVAQTERTQTGNKRLAETKFIQIIENALKKPKKRINTKPTLSSVADRKNLKKKLSEKKSLRRTKFFD
- a CDS encoding DUF3127 domain-containing protein, producing MALELTGKVVKILPEQTGSGKNGNWVKQEFVIETTNEQYPKKVCCSAWGDKAGIVKNLKSGDEVKVGINIESREYNERWYTDVRAWKIDTIGGGQSSDEPSGGYAFGADSGESTDDLPF